One genomic segment of Desulfomicrobium sp. ZS1 includes these proteins:
- the pal gene encoding peptidoglycan-associated lipoprotein Pal has translation MKKLGVFGLIVLVFCLAMAGGCSKKVSSTPAGATAVGAGDGSGAQSGLTAEQLEAQRLAELQRQAIEKIGADKIYFAFDSNELTQESRQVLTDKAELLKANPALSLLIEGHCDERGTNEYNLALGERRARAAYEFLVLLGIDSSKLQIISYGEEYPAVQGSNEDAWGKNRRDEFKASAN, from the coding sequence ATGAAGAAGTTAGGCGTTTTTGGATTGATCGTTTTGGTTTTTTGTTTGGCCATGGCTGGCGGTTGCTCCAAAAAAGTGAGCTCCACCCCTGCTGGCGCGACTGCTGTTGGCGCTGGAGACGGTTCCGGTGCACAGAGTGGTTTGACCGCAGAGCAGCTCGAAGCGCAGCGCCTTGCTGAATTGCAGCGTCAGGCTATCGAAAAGATTGGTGCAGACAAGATTTATTTTGCTTTTGATTCTAACGAGTTGACTCAGGAATCCCGCCAGGTTTTGACGGATAAGGCCGAGCTGTTGAAGGCCAATCCTGCACTGTCCCTGCTCATCGAAGGACATTGCGACGAACGCGGAACCAACGAATACAACTTGGCTCTTGGCGAGCGCAGAGCCCGTGCTGCGTATGAATTCCTGGTCCTGCTGGGAATTGATTCGTCCAAGCTGCAGATCATCAGCTACGGCGAAGAATACCCCGCTGTTCAGGGTTCCAACGAAGACGCTTGGGGCAAGAACAGACGCGACGAATTCAAAGCCAGTGCTAACTAG